The DNA segment AAATAGAAAGAGAGCGAACTGAACAGGTCAATTCGCTCTCAAATCTACCGAAATATGGGCTTTTTCCGCTATATTTAGCTGAGTGTTGAGGACTTTGAGGTGTAGGTATCATCAATTTACTTATGTTTTCGTAAACGACCCGACTCGCGGATATGGGATATTTATTGAAAACATGCTCTCCGAGGCAGGGAAAATTAAATAGCAGGAATCATATATAAAAGAGTACGGTGCTATGTTACGCAAAAAACACGGCGAAGAAACAGCTATAAGGTCGGCTTATGGAATTTTTATTGAAAATATGTTAGCTAAGCTACAAAAAGCCCAATAATCCCCTGCTTATATTTGTACAGGCAGGGAATACAAGAAATGCACCGTTTTTCAATAAAAAGTTGAAAACGGTGCATTTTGTTTTGAGAAAAGCCCGGTGTAAATTTACATATCTGTGTTCTTCCGAATAATGAAATTAAAAAGTGGAGAATCTTACAGAATCACTCTGTAAATTGGTATTTCCTTCGGTATGCCCGTGGGGTTATGCCGTAGGCTCCCTTGAATACACGAATAAAATAATTGGTGTCAGGAATACCGACCTCATATGCGACATGCGATATCGGAGCTGTGGTGGTCTCAAGCTTTCTGGCGGCTAACTCCAGCCGTTCTTTTTTTATATGCTCCATTATACCTGTGCCAAATTCGCTCACCGATATCTTATAAAGCTTGGAACGTGATATAAAAAATTTGTGGCAGAGAAGCTCCGATGAAAGCTCTTCGGAAAGGTGGGCATTTATATAGTCCCGAAGCTGTGCGGCAAGAATGTCGGGCATTTGTTTAATTATTTCGCTTGTATAAAGGTAACCTGCGCACATTGACATTATCTCAAGTGCCGACGAGAGATATTCGGGTGTTGCACGCTTTATTGCCGCAAGTTTATCAAGGAAATTTGTTTTGTCAAAGCCGAAATCCTCGGCGGCTTGAACAGCCCAATCATATGCTGCTTTTTCGTCCTCGCCGCAAAGCACCTGCCCGAAAAGCAAATATCCGATGATAACACCGTTGGCGATTATAGGCGCGATGGCTTCGGTTATGTGCATATGGCATTTGTAGATGTACGGACGGCGTGTGGCATCACACACATCAAATCCCGTATTGTCGCAGCCAAGGCAACGCTTTTTAAGCGCCGGGGCGCAACGCACAACAGTGCAGTATGGCTCGAATGTTTCCGGATATGTGGTGATAATACGTCGTTCGCTGTCATACATAACGATCTTGATGCCTGTAACGTTGTAAAAATGTTCGAGAGCTTTGTTAAGCTCGTTTTTTGATACCGAAAGCATTGCTCCACCTCCGAATTTATTGTAACACACATCAAGCTGTTAGTCAATATGTAAACACAAAAATGCTATTTTATAAAGCGTTTGTGTCTTTTACTTCGGATAATACATGTGATACAATAAGGGCAAGTAAATTATTATGGAGGTAGTTGTTATGACCAATATCAGAAAACTTCTCACTGAAGGCGAAGGAGTGCTTCGTCTTGCACCCACATGGGTACCACGTTCATTCTGCCGTCCCGCAAAGCGACTGAAGCTCCATCCCGACGATTACTACGCACTCGGTGCGGCTCGCGGCGGCATTGACGAGCGCTGGTTCGCGTCCACAACTCACGCGGATAACGGTCCCGATACTCCCGCGGATGAAGGACTTTCCTACATCGTTTCAAAAGACGGAAATGAGCGCATTCTCCTTCGTGATGCCGTATCCGAGCTTAAAGGCAAGATCATCGGCGATGAGCTTTGGAACAAGTACGGCAAATGGCCCATGTTCTCGAAGTTTTTCGACAACCTGGGACCGCTTCCGCATCACATCCATCACCGTGACGGACACGCGGCAAGAGTCGGTGAGGCAGGCAAACCCGAAATGTACTTCTTCCCCTCGCAGATGAACAATTACGAGGGTGAGTTCGGCTACACCTTCTTCGGTCTGCGCCCCGAAACCACCAAGGAAAAATTAAAGGAAGCGCTGATGAATTTTACCAAGGGCGACAATCACATTCTCGACCTTTCGCAGGCATATAAGATAACCCTTGACACAGGCTGGGACGTTCCTCCGGGAGTTCTTCATGCGCCCGCCAGCCTTTGTACCTACGAGCCCCAGTTTGCAAGCGATGTTTATGCTATGTATCAGTCGGTACTTTACGGCGGACACACGGTTTCCGAGGAGCTTTTGTGGAAAAATTGTCCTCCGGAGGAGCGCGGCAATTTCGATTACCTTGTAGATGTGGTGGATTTTGAGAAGAATACCGACCCGTATTTTTCCAAGAATCGCTTCATGAAACCCCGCGTTATTACCGATAATGCCGACTACACCGAGGAATGGATATGCTACAAATGCGAGGTAGCATCAGCAAAAAGACTTACAGTGCATCCGGGCAAGACCGCAGTAATAAAGGATGCGGCGGCATACGGATTTATTCTTGTCGAAGGTCGCGGAAGATTTGGTAATTGGGATATCGAAACTCCCACACTCATCCGCTACGGCGAGCTTACGAATGACGAGTTCTTCGTTACCGAGAAGGCGGCAAAGGAAGGTATTACAATCACCAACACCTCCGATACCGAGCCCCTTGTGATGCTTAAGCATTTTGCGGAAAACCCCGAACTTTGTATAGATGAAGCCTAAAATAAATTCGGGCAAATTTTTGTGGTTTATATTTCACCATGCAAAAGGTTTTAATGCGTAAACCACCCACAATTTCTAAGAAAGGGAGCTTTTGATTTGCAAAAGTAAATACTGAATTATGTGGTATAAAAACTGTTACAGACGCAATCTCGTTGATATGCATATCGAGGATTGGGACGAAAGATTTCTTAGTCAGTTCGATCCCGAAGATTACGTCAGAAATCTGAAAACCGCTCATATTCAAGCGGCAATGCTGTATTTCCACTCTCACGCAGGACACTGCTACTTCCCCACAAAGGTGGGTCATATGCACTCCGCGTTCAAGGGACGCGAGGATATGATGAAGCGGGTAGTTGATCTCTGTCATGCCGAGGGCATCAAGGTCATCGGTTACTACAGCCTTATCTTCAACACATACGAGGAGGATAATCACCCGGAATGGCGTATGATCCAGCACCATAGCGGCAAGTCCATCCATGAGGAAGGAAGCAGGTATGGTCTTTGCTGTCCTAACAACCCTGAGTATTTAGAGTTCGTCAAAGCACAAATAAAGGAAATGGCGGAATATTTCACAGTTGACGGAATGTTCTACGATATGCTGTTTTATTCTTATGTATGCGACTGCGATGCCTGCCGTGCGAAATACAAGGAACAATCCGGCAAGGAGCTGCCAAACGGCCAGGTTCCGGCATTGGATTGGAATTCACCCGTGTGGATGGAATTTCATCGTATGCGTGTCAGATGGATGGGCGAATTTGCCCACACTATCACCGAATACACCAAAGAATTAATGCCCGGCGTAACGGTAGAGCATAACTGCGCAGCTGCTATTTCAATGCCTGCAGCCAACTGCAACACCGAGCTTGTGGTACAGGAATGTGACTACGTCGGCGGTGATTTGTCCGGTGATAATTACTATCACTCATTTGCGGCGAAATATTACTATACCGCCACCCCAAATCAGCCGTTTGAGTATATGGTCAGCAGATGCGATAAATCTCTTAAGGCTCACACAAATTCCAAGGCAGTAGAGCAGCTTATCCACGAAACACTGTTGCCCACCGCTCATCACGGAGCTTCCTTAATCATCGATGCGATAGATCCCGTAGGTACGCTGAACAAAAAAGGTTTTGAGCTTGTGGGACGTGTGTTTGAGCACCAGATGCCTTACGAAAAATATTTTTCGGGTGATCTTTTGGCTGAGGTCGGTGTATATTACAGCGAGCGTGGAAACTACAATAAGTTGGATCAGGATTTCGATCCAAAGTCGGCATCGGTCAACATTATGCGCAATCTTATTGAGTCAAACGTGCCTGCAGGCGTTGTTACAAATCACACAACACACAAACTTGACGGCTATAAGGCAGTGCTTGCTCCGTGTATCACCGAAATATCGGACAAAAACCGTGAGCATCTGAAGGCCTTTGTCGAAAACGGCGGTGTGCTCTATATTTCTGGTGCGCAGGACGAAGAGCTTCTTGAAATGCTTCTTGGCGCAAAGCTTAAGGGCTATACCGAGCATAACTTCACATATCTGGCACCTACCAATGCAGGAAAGGCATACTTCGGCGATTTTGACGAAAAGTATCCGTTCCCCATCCAAGCAAGGCTGCCAATACTCGAGGTTTCGGACGTTGAGGTACTTGCCACGGTAACACTTCCGTTTACAAACCCCAATGAGCGCAGATTTGCGTCCATCCATTCAAACCCTCCGGGTATCGCTACCGATATGCCCGGTTTAATCCGCAAAAAGCTGGGTAAAGGTACAGTTGTTTGGTCTGCGGCAGTAATTGAATGTGATGACCGCCGTGCTCACAGACGTCTGCTTCGTAATTTACTTGACGGCGCTATCGGATATGAAACATTGACAGTTCGTTCCGATGCACCGCGTCAGGTAGAGCTTGTAACCTTCAAACGTGAAAACGATATACTCATAAGCACCATTGACCTTATGTGTACCGATGAGCTGCTTCCCGTACGCAGTTTCGGTATTGATGTACGTTGTGACAAGCCTCGTCGTGTGGTAAAGCTTGGCGGCAAGGATTCTGTCGATACCGAGATACCCTTCGAATACCGCGAGGGTAGAGTGTACTTTAAGGTGGACGAGCTTGTTATGTTTGATATGTTTATGATCGAATTTTGATGTATCAGTATTGACAAGTCGATTTAACCATGCTATTTTAAGTGTAAAAAAACGCTGAAAATATCCCCCCGTTTCACTGATGTGACCCCAAAAAGTTAGACTTTTAATAGTGTAGTAGTTTTATGACTGCTACACTATTTTTGTATACCGAAAATCCTTTTCACACGAAAAAAGCACTTGCTTTCGCAAGTGCTTTTCTGAGCTGCGGGAGAAGGATTTGAACCCTCACAAACAGAGTCAGAGTCTGTCGTGCTGCCATTACACAATCCCGCAATGTTTTCGACTTGATTATTATATCACAATCAAGTCGGTTTGTCAATAGTTTTTTTGAAAAAAATGTGTGTTTTTGAAAATTATTTTCGTATACCCGCAATTCTTTCCAGATGCTCCATTGTTTTGGCATCCGGCTCGGCAAGATGTCCGAACGGAAAAACGATATTCATTTTATCGTACTTTACCTGACAAATCTTTCTAAAAGGCAAAAGCTCGATTTTGTCAACGCATTTATGAGCGTCGGCAATTTTTTTCAGCCTCAGAATATTTTCTTCATTATCCGTAACGGTAGGAATAACAACCTGCCTGAGTGTGGTGGGAATGGAGCTTTGCTCAAGGTAAGTGAGAAAATCCAGCACCCTATGCATTTCACAGCCCGTGTTGTTGCGGTACAAATCACCGTCTGTATATTTTATATCCAGAAGTACACGATCGCATACATCAAGAAGCGATTTTATTTTGTCGTCCAGCACGCTTCCTGCCGTATCAATACAGGTGTTCACACCTGCCTCACGGCACAGCAAAAACAGCTCACGTGCAAACTGTGCCTGCAGAAGCGGTTCTCCGCCCGACAGTGTGATACCGCCTTTTTTTCCGAAGTAAACACGGAAATTCAGCATTTTTTCGAAAATTTCCTGCGGAGTATATTCATCTCCGCCATCATGAGACCAGGTGTCGGGGTTATGACAGCATTTACAACGCATATCACAGCCCTGCATAAACACTACATATCTTACTCCCGGTCCGTCCAGAGTTCCCAGGCTCTGAATGGAATGAACCTTACCCTTTATCATATGCTTTCGTGGAAGGTACGGCTGATAACCTCACGTTGCTGCTCGCGTGAGAGCTTGTTGAAGTTAACAGCGTAGCCCGAAACACGGATGGTAAGATTCGGGTAAAGCTCAGGCTCCTCATACGCTTTCATGAGTGTTTCACGATTAAGAACGTTTACGTTTATGTGGTGCGCCTTTTTTGCAAAATATCCGTCCAGAATGGAAACAAGATTTTCTATGCGCTCTTCCTCAGTTCTGCCCAATGCCTGGGGAGTAACCGAGAAGGTGTTGGAAATTCCGTCACGGCAGTCGTCATAGCTGATTTTGGCAATAGAGTTAAGTGACGCAAGTGCACCGTTTTCCTCGCGGTTGTGCATGGGATTTGCACCGGGTGCAAATGGTGCGCCCGCCTTACGTCCGTCGGGAGTAGCACCTGTATTCTTGCCGTACATAACGTTAGAGGTAATGGTGAGTACGGAAAGAGTGTGTATCGCACTGCGATAGGTGCCTGTTTTTCGAAGCTCGGTAATGACCTTGTGCGCCATATCCTTGGCAATAACGTCAACGCGGTCGTCATCGTTTCCGTACTTGGGGAAGCTTCCGTTTGTTTCAAAATCAACAATGAAGCCGTTTTCGTCCTTTACGGGATGAACATTGGCAAACTTAATTGCACTCAAAGAGTCGGCAACCACAGAAAGTCCCGCAATTCCGAACGCCATGAAGCGCTCCACATCGGTATCATGAAGTGCCATCTGGGTTCTTTCGTAGGCGTATTTATCATGCATGAAGTGTATAACATTCATTGTGTTTACATAAAGGTGGCTGAGCCATGCAATATATATGTCAAAGCGCTCCATAACAGCGGAGTATTCAAGCTTTTCCACATCCATTACCGGCATCTGAGGTCCTATATGCATATTGCTGGTGGTGTCATAACCGCCGTTAATGGCGATAAGAAGCAGCTTTGCAAGGTTGCAACGCGCACCGAAGAACTGCATCTGCTTACCCAGCTTCATTGCAGAAACACAGCATGCAATGGCATAATCATCGCCGTAAATGGGGCGCATTAAGTCATCGTTCTCGTACTGGATGGAGTCGGTATCGGCAGAAACCTTGGCGCAGTAATTCTTAAAGCCCTCGGGCAGCTGAGTAGACCACAGAATTGTAAGGTTAGGCTCGGGAGAGGAGCCGAGAGTATAAAGAGTGTGAAGCATACGGAAGCAGTTCTTGGTTACAAGGGTTCTGCCGTCCTCGCCCATACCACCCACTGCCTCGGTTATCCACATGGGGTCGCCGCCGAACAGCTCGTTATACTCGGGCGTTCTGAGATGACGCGCAATACGCAGCTTGAGAACGAAATCGTCCATAAGCTCCTGTGCTCCCTCTTCGGTGAGAGTGCCGTTTTCAATATCGCGCTCTATATAAATGTCAAAGAATGTGCTTACTCTGCCCAGAGACATGGCGGCGCCGTTCTGTTCCTTGATTGCCGCAAGATATGCGAAATATGTCCACTGGATAGCCTCGCGTGCATTCTTTGCAGGCTCGCTTATGTCGTAGCCGTACATCGCCGCCATTTCCTTCATGAGACCCAGGAAGGAAATCTGCTTGTAAAGCTCTTCATCCAGTCTTATTTTAACACTGTCAAATGAGCCGTCGGAAAGCTTGCTCTTATCTTTCTTTTTCTCCTCAATAAGACGGTCAACACCGTAAAGTGCAACACGGCGGTAGTCGCCTATGATACGTCCTCTGCCGTAAGCATCGGGAAGACCTGTTATTACATGGCACTTACGCGCCTGACGCATTTCATCCGTATATGCACGGAAAACGCCCTCATTATGAGTTGTACGGTAACGGAATTCCTCCTCTACCTTACTGCTCAGCTTATAGCCGTATGCCTCGCACGCCTGACGTACCATTCTCATACCGCCGAATGGGTTGACACCTCTTTTGAGAGGGCGGTTGGTCTGCATACCTACAATAAGCTCGTTTTCTTTGTCTATATATCCGGGGGAATAGCTGGTAAGAGAGGATACGGTAGCAGTATCTATATCCAGAACTCCGCCGTACTGACGTTCAAGTGTGAAAAGAGACTCCACCTTTTTGCGAATGCCCTCGGTACGAGGTGTAGCATTTGCCAAAAAGCCGTGGTCGCCTTTATATTCTTTATAGTTAAGCTGAATGAAGTCGCGTACATTAATTTCATCCTGCCAAACGCCTTTTTTAAATCCGTCCCAATTCTTATGTTCCATAGCCGTTCCTCCTGTATTTCTATTATTCGCGGGCACTTCAATAATGTGCTGTATATCCGACAGACCGCCCGAAACTCACTTAAAATCCGATGATATAACATTATACTACAAATATTGTATTTTGTCAATCGCAGATGTGAAAAAATTAACACACTTTTCATGTCATTTTTAGTGTATATCAGCGGAACAATTCCTATCCGTTTTCGTCCTATAATAAAAAGAGAGCTTGAGGTGTAAAATATGAAAAAGAAGATAAAGAATACTCTGTTGTATACCTTTCTTTTTGCGCTGATACTGTTTATGCTGGGTGCGGCAGTAAATATATTCATGATGGCATGGGCACAGAAATATATTATCACCCACAATAATCTTGACGCCTTGCCCGAAGATTTCACGCCCGACTGCATACTGGTTCTCGGAGCAAAGGTTATCGACGACAACACCATGAGTAAAATCCTTTCTGACCGTGTGGATGCGGGGCTTATGGTTTATGAGCATTATTCCGGAAATGTGCCCCTGCTTCTCAGCGGAGGAGACAAACCGGGGCAGAACGAAATAAACGCCATGTCGGTATATGCGTTTGCCAAAGGCGCAAAGGAAGATTTGGTACTCACCGACGGCAAAGGGGTGAATACCCGTGCCTCGATGGCAAGAGCAAAAGAAATTTTCAACGCAAAGAAAATGATTGTGGTCACACAGGATTTCCACATGGCGCGTTCCTTGTTCCTCGCCCGGAGTATGGGGCTTGAAGCTTACGGTGTAACCTCCGATTTCCGCATGTATTACCCGAGAAATTACATACGCGAGTACTTTGCGAGAATAAAGGATATGCTGCTTGTAATGTCAGGAAACATTTAAAAAAGCTCAGTGCCGGCTTAACGTCGGCACTGAGCTTTTTGTTTTATGCTCTTGTTACAAGCACCTCAAAATCGCCCTCAAGAATAAATTCACCACATCCTTTGGGTGCGAGAATGCTTGAATATTTTTCAATGCTGTGAGTATATTCACCGTATTTTATTTTTCCGATGCCATCCAGTACAAGTATATGTGTCATTTCCCTGCCGTCAAAGCCGGCAGCACCCTTTAAGCTGTGCTTTTCGGTAGTAAAGAAGTCACACTTTGCAATAACCGGGGCAGTGCACTCGTATGTACTCACCGCATTCGGCTTGGTGCAGGCAAGAGCGTCCTCAATGTGAAGCTGACGCTTGTTTCCGTCCTTATCCACACGGTCGTAATCATACAGACGGTAGGTAGTATCGGAATTCTGCTGAATTTCAGCGATAAGTATACCGGCACCGATAGCGTGCACCATTCCTGCGGGAATAAAATAGCACTCCCCTGCCTTTACGTCCACATAGTTAAGAACATCAGCCGTCTTGCCGTCCTTTACCGCTTTGGCAAGCGCCTCGCTGTCCGCACCTTTTTTCAGTCCGTAAACAAGCTGAGCACCCGGCTGCGCTTCAACAATATACCACATTTCGGTCTTTCCGTAAGGCTCGCCTTTTTTATGTGCGTATTCATCATCGGGATGAACCTGCACAGAAAGAGGTGTATTGGCATCGATAAGCTTTATGAGCAGAGGAAAATTTTCCGATGCGTCGCGGTATTCCTCTATTTCGCCCAGCGTTTTTCCCGCATAAGGCTCATTCACCGCCTGAGAGTTGTCGTTGGGACGCACGGAAAGCATCCATGCCTCCGACACGGAATAATCCACTCCGTAATATTCGGAGAGCTTTTTACCCGCCCACACAGCAGTTTTGAAAATGGGTTTTGTTACAATAGGAAACATATTTTCATCATCCTTTACAAATTTGACTTGAATTTTGGCGTATAATGTATTATAATATCAAATAAATATTATTTTTAAGGAAATTATTATGGCTCTGAAACATAAAAACAAAACTAAAAAGAAGCTTACCATTGCCGCCATAGCCTCGGTCATACTTATTCCGATGCTGGTGCTTTTGTTTGTTATAATTAATTTTCATCCCGGAAAAATCAGTGCGGACAATATTGTTGCCATCACGGTAACCTCTCCGGAAAACAAGAACTTTACATATTACGATATTGAATCCTTCAAACTGTACGCGGACATTTTTGAAAAATCGGCAGTTATTGAAACACCTGCACACGAAATGTCCAGCTACAAGGTGTTCAGACTGGATATAGACCGCAAAAGCGATGATATATCCTGTGAAATACTTCTGACCGATTCACCCGATGATTGTCTCTTGCGCATTGCAACACAAAAGCAGACGGTTTACAAAAATATTCTGCCCGAATATGCCTCAATTCTCCTGACAGACGAAAACTATTCCACGGCATACACATACTATATGCCGCCAACAGCCGAAATTACGGTATCGGGCAAAACAGAAAACATCGCTCCCTTTGAAATGAGCTGGAATTACCGCAAATGCGACGGCAATTTCCGTTCATCGGATGTAATGCACTTCACTTCCGCAAAAATACCGCTTTACGATTATTCGCCCGACGGCAGTACAGTAGAAATTGAGTTTGAGCTTGTTCCGGATGCAGTGTCGGTGCAGATATTTGACGGTGCCGACTCGGTTTACAGCGGAAAATACGGCTCGGAGGAATATAAAAGCTTCACCTACAACAGAAAAACCAAACTGGAATACATCTTCACTGCCGAATGGTATGAAAGCTCCTCGGCAAGATATCACGGAAAAGCAATCTACAAGGCAGATGTGAACTACATTCTTACACCGGTAGGTCTTGCCTCTTCCACAAGGCTTGAAAACGGCGAATTTACCGTACTGAGTATATATAACACCGCCCGTGACGAACAGCTTACACTTGAAAACGGAACCGCCGAATTTTACGAAAACGACGGTGTGAAGCTGATGTACTGTTCCGACTCAAATAAAGATACGCAACAGCAGATAACACTAACCGTCACCGACCAAAGCGGAAACAAAATAACCCAGTTTGTCCAGACAGAGCCTGTAAAAAGCACTCTCGCCTTTGAGCTTCACGAAAGTATTCCCGACCAGCTTTATACAGCTGATTACGCCACCCCCTCGCCCTCGCTGAAAAAGGTACTTGAAGCCGTTTCGGTAAGCGACGGAAAAATGTGGAACGAAAAATTCGAGCAGCCTGTTGAATACACCGATGCGCTCATAAGCTTCGGCACTCCTTTAACAAAAAACGGAGAAAACACAGGTTATTCCTGCTTCATACTTGCAAAATCCGACACACAGGACGTAAAAAGCATGGGTAACGGCAAAGCAGTGTTTGCGGGTGAACTGGGAGACTACGGTAAAACAATAATCATCGACCACGGAATAGGTATTTTCACTTTCTATTCAAATCTCGACAGTCTCTGTGTTTCTTCGGGCGATTTCGTCAGCAAATCGGACGTTATAGCAAAACTCAACATTCAGTCGGGAGCGGCGTTGCAGTACGGAGTACTTGCAGGCGGACGCTTTGTTGACCCGCAAAAGCTCAATACATGTCTGGAAGCCGCAGGTTTAGTGTAAATTATACCACTTTTTCAAAATATTTTCAAGAGGTAATGTAAATGAAAATCGCACGATATACATATAATGGTGAGACACATACCGGTATTATACGAGACGGCATGATATACCGTCTGACGGGAGACATATACAGCGATGATTTTTCTGCTGTTTCCGACGGCATACCGATGGACTGCGTTAAGCTTGAAATTCCCAGTGTACCTACAAAAATAGTAGCCGTGGGCAAAAATTACAGCGAGCACATAAAGGAAATGGGCGGTCCCGTACCCGAAACGCCCATACTTTTCATAAAACCCTCCTCAAGTCTGACGGCTCATGAGGGTGATATTGTTTTTCCCGAAGCCTCCCAAAGAGTTGACCATGAGGCGGAGCTTTGCTTTATAGTCAAAAAGACGGCAAAAAAAGTAAAAAAAGAGAACTGGAAGGAGTACATACTGGGTTACTCCTGCCTTAACGACGTCACCGCCCGCGACATTCAGAAAAAGGACGGGCAGTGGACACGCGCAAAGGGATATGACACCTTTGCACCCTTCGGCCCCTGGATGGAAACCGAAATCGACCCCAACAATGTTACCGTCACCGCAAGAGTAAACGGCGAGGTGCGTCAGTGCGCTTCCACAAGTCTTTTCCTTTACAACATAGGTGAGCTTTTGGAATTTATCACTGACGGCATGACGCTTTTTGCGGGCGATGTTGTTACAACAGGTACTCCCTCGGGCATATCTGCCATGCAAAAGGGTGATGTGGTAGAGGTAGAGGTAGAGGGTATAGGAATTCTCAGAAACTACTGCAAATAATTCTTTACGGCTTTAACAAAAACTGCAAGACTCAAATGAGTCTTGCAGTTTTTTATTATCCGTTTTGCATTGCATCAAGCACCGGTGAGGGTACAAAGCCTGAAACATCCTTGTGATAGTAGTAGAGCTCTTTAACCATCGAGGATGACACCGCAACATTTTCGGCACGGAAGTATACATATTCAAGTGCGGGATTTATCAGTTTGTTAATTTCCGCAATGTTTTCCTCGTAGTTGTAGTCAAGATTGTTTCTCAATCCGCGTATCATGTAATCGATTTTATTAAATCGGGTATATTCGGCAACAAGACCGTCATGAACAATAACCTTGCAGTTGGTTATGTTTCTGTCTGAAAGCGTCTTTTCAATAGCGGTTTTCATTTTTTCACTGCTGTACGCCCTTTTTTTATTGGCGTTTGTTCCGATAAGTATATGAACCTCGTCAAACAGCTTTGCTCCCTTGAGAACAATATCCAGATGTCCGTTGGTAAACGGGTCAAAGGAGCCGGGATATATGGCAATATTACTCATATAATTCACCCTTTCATTTTAAAAGCTCCAGCGCCATTGCGATGGCATTGGAAGCGGCAAGATGTCGGATATATTCCCTTTCATCACCCGTGCCTCTGCCAAGTTCAAAACGGCGCACGATCTCTTTATTT comes from the Oscillospiraceae bacterium genome and includes:
- the coaD gene encoding pantetheine-phosphate adenylyltransferase, which translates into the protein MSNIAIYPGSFDPFTNGHLDIVLKGAKLFDEVHILIGTNANKKRAYSSEKMKTAIEKTLSDRNITNCKVIVHDGLVAEYTRFNKIDYMIRGLRNNLDYNYEENIAEINKLINPALEYVYFRAENVAVSSSMVKELYYYHKDVSGFVPSPVLDAMQNG